A single Pan troglodytes isolate AG18354 chromosome X, NHGRI_mPanTro3-v2.0_pri, whole genome shotgun sequence DNA region contains:
- the LDOC1 gene encoding protein LDOC1, with protein sequence MVDELVLLLHALLMRHRALSIENSQLMEQLRLLVCERASLLRQVRPPSCPVPFPETFNGESSRLPEFIVQTASYMLVNENRFCNDAMKVAFLISLLTGEAEEWVVPYIEMDSPILGDYRAFLDEMKQCFGWDDDEDDDDDDEEDDY encoded by the coding sequence ATGGTGGATGAGTTGGTGCTGCTGCTGCACGCGCTCCTGATGCGGCACCGCGCCCTGAGCATCGAGAACAGCCAGCTCATGGAACAGCTGCGGCTGCTGGTGTGCGAGAGGGCCAGTCTGCTGCGCCAGGTACGTCCGCCGAGCTGCCCGGTGCCCTTCCCCGAAACGTTTAATGGCGAGAGCTCCCGGCTCCCCGAGTTTATCGTGCAGACGGCGTCTTACATGCTCGTGAACGAGAACCGATTCTGCAACGACGCCATGAAGGTGGCATTCCTTATCAGCCTCCTCACCGGGGAAGCCGAGGAGTGGGTGGTGCCCTACATCGAGATGGATAGCCCCATCCTAGGTGATTACCGGGCCTTCCTCGATGAGATGAAACAGTGCTTTGGCTGGGATGACGACGAAGACGACGACGACGACGACGAAGAGGATGATTATTAG